The following is a genomic window from Fusarium oxysporum Fo47 chromosome IV, complete sequence.
GCAAAGTGTACACAAGTAACAAGGCTAGTTTTGGGAAGGTAAGCAATCCCTATTGAACAAAGAAACAGCCTCGGCCTAGAATCAAAGATCACTAAAGTGTCCGAGCAGCTCGATGCTTGGTGGGTTTGTGCAATATGCACGTAGAATGAGTGGGCAAGGATCAGGGAGTTAGAAGCAAAGGCAAAATGATTGTAATATGAGAAAGCAAACGGTACAGAGAGAGTCCAAAACGGTCTGTAAGACAAAATGCTAAGATGGAAGGCAAGTGGACAGTATTCTCTGTCGAACAAACGTTCGCCACTGAGACCAGTTGAGATCGGAGGGATGGGGAATGGGTAGGGCTGAGGGATCAGCTGTTCCTCATGTCAAGACAGCACATTCGTCGGTTAGAGGGTTAAAGAGCCATTGAGATACATCCATGCTCTTCGGTGGCCGCCCATGCGAATATGGACACCATCTTACTGCGGTGCAGCATGCTCTGCATGCGTTGGCTACGGTCAGAGTTATGCTTCCGAGCTGACACCGTTCTGTAAGGACATTGCTTTTGACCAGGATCACTCCATATCTCTCTACTCAGCCTCAATCCTCTGGAGCCTAGTTCTGCCGCTAAAGGATGAGGGGCTAGGCTGACCGTTGAAAATGGTTCATCCACTTCAAGTGTGGAAATTTTCAGAGCGGTAAACAGGTGGATATTCTGTTGCTAAGGGCTGACCTCGAGGAGTTTTTTGATCTGGGATCGACCTGGGACTGGACCAGGGTGTAGACACTGCTCCAAACAGGCCCTTTCAGTTTCTGCACCCGATGGGACGGACGGTAACCGATGACGGTAGAGGAAATAGATGAACAGCCGAGTCAAGATGCAGGCTGTCAAGTTTTCTCTAACAAAGAACCAGTAGCTATGACTGAGAAGCAGACGAACCAACAGGAGCTCGttggtggtgttttgttTCACAGACTATCAACAGCCACAACCGCTAAGTGGCCGAGGCAGTTGGAATCACGGCGATCTCGCATGAGGTTTCAAGTTGATTAGACCAGTTGATCGGGTTGGATAAGGATAAGGCTCGGGGCAAAGACTTTTGCCTTGTCTTTCTTGTGGTTTTTCTTGTCAGCGCCGGAACGCGGACACGGACATGACCGAACGGAGTAACTGGCTCTTTCTGGCAGAGATGTCAGAGTCGCAAGAAGAAAGCGCAAATCCAAAAGTGCCATCCGTCGAAGGACGGGTAAAGAGACTTTGGAGGCTGGGCTTGTCCAGGATTGGACTGACATGGCCGATCTTACCATCCACATCCCTGCCAAAAATAAGCACTGGCACCTGTCGGGGAGGAGACAATGTAACAAGACCACATCTCACCCATCGGACCCTCTCTCCGTGAAGCCAAGGAGAGGAGAGCCTCCGTCCACACAGAAAAAGGTATTATTTTTGCACTGCAAGGATGATCTCTCCATCAACTCATGCGCTGTGCTGGCAACCTAACCATCCACGTCTCTTAGTCCGCTGCATATCGGACGCAACTCATCGAGGCCCCCGCAGCCACGGGGagtggccatgatgaatcAAAAGTCGCGCAGATGTCAGATTGAATGCGAGGTTGTGACCAGGCGTGGGGGAgggaggagatgatgaacTGTAGGCAACACAGCATCCGGCTTTGGCGATGTTTGGTTATTAAGGTGGGCGGTTGTTAAATGAGTGTGGACTTTagagaacaaagaaacgGTTCAGATGATGATTCATCTGCCAACACGTCAAGTCGGCGAAGGACAATATCTGATCCGACCACCGTCGACCCGTGATTGCAATATTTTGTTGTTGTGGTAGCCTCAGAGAGACCTTCAGTTGAATAAGGCTCGGCATGTGGGCTACAGCGGGGCTCAGGGTCGACCCAGTGGGTATCCCAGCGGGCAGTCAGCTTTTAGCTTAATTATCCTGGTATCCGACGTTCGATTGACCGACAGACAGACATCCATTCTGTAGTCAGGTACGCGAGAGCCTAGTACAGAATCTGCATTCTTTTTTCTCCGTCTCGTGGAAAACAggttttttatttaatagttCAGTGCTTTGGGAGACAAAACTCCTGCAATGATCGCCCGTGTTAAAACGGATCGTAAATCAGTGACAAGTGACGAAATCGGGAGTCTCCACTCTCTCCCGCTCTCACAGGGCTGGACCGAAGCAAAAACTTCCGCCCTGGATTGGGTTGCTTTGTTTAGACTCCCACCAATCACAACACGAGATGCCCTGAGAATCAGGCTGTGGCGTCTACCTGCCCGCCCGTTTCATTACAAGCCACCCACTAACTCTACTTGGCTTGCTTGGTTCCGAGGAAGTGAGCCTCGAACTTCCCGTCTCAACCTCACTCGCTCGACTAGTCAACTTCTATTGAGGCCTCTCCACTTTAATTTTTGACATCCAACTTCAAAGCACGTACGCATGTCTTTGTGTGCTGCACTTGTTCTGCTTTAGTGTTTACGCAACATAATTTTACAACCCATGACTCGCCGAATCACACTGTGACTGGTCAATTTGCACTTTTAATACGGGAAATTCTGAACCCCTCTACACCTAAAATGCCCCCCAACATCCTTTGAGATCCGGCTTTCTGTGAGCCACAGCATCATTGGCGTACCTTACACATCGAATCGGTGACACTCTTGCTGCATTGTCTATTATTATCACAGACCACTCCGCAAACTTCCTCTCCCGTGCCAACATCACAGCCTTGCGCGTCAAACCTTGGCTTTCAGGCTGAAGAACGGAGAACGGAGTACCGTTCGATGGGTTTTCGGTCAATTATAATCCCAAACCATGTCAGATATTCCATCTTGTCTGTCATGTGGTGGCCTTGTTGTCAGCATAACCCTCGTGGGTTGTGATGTGATATTGTCACTTCTCCGCCCCTTCACGGCCCGCAGCTTTGGATCTAAGAGTGTGCGTGCGTGATATTGGAGTCTCTCAGAGGCATCAGAACAAGGCCCTTGTCCAAGTGGACCTTCAAAAGTCGTGCTGCTTTCTCAATCGGGGCATATCTTAATGTGTATACCCCTGTCAGACCCTTGTTCTCATCCATGTTCTATGCATGTAAATGCATTGTTGCTCATGCTACGGATTGCTCAAGGTCAGCAAGCTCAGGCGAGGTACCCACAAACTCTTCCAGCACATTTAGCTACAGTGTTGTACTCCCTCTCAATGGATCTTTTGTGATGTTCCTTGCTCTTTGTCTTGAGTCATCTTTTCTTCGGTGACCAGACTAGGATCTCTTTAATTTGGCTGACGCTTGGCTGTTGAGTTTGATTACATACAAACTTTTCCACCTGGTAAATCGGCTCTGCTTTACATTGACCCGCAACTCGGCTCTCTCAGCTGCTCCCCTGCCGTATCTATACTGCGGAGTGGCTTACCAGAGTAAATTAACTCTACTTGTGGATGTCGATGTATGTGGGCTTGAATATCCGCATTGCCGGTTTCTGGTAAGGCTCTCTCTGTTGCTCAGCCCCCAACCCAGTCCCAGCTCCTCTATCATATATCTGTGATATTTCTTCAAGCTCAATGCATTAACTCTCTTTGTTTGACGTTTTCTAACATCTCAACCAAGAAGAGTTGGACTTTGACGTTCGTTTCAACCACACTCGCTACTGGGTCCAGACGGCTCTGACGCTGGTATCACTCACTCATTGCATTGAAGGCAGTTGCCTGCCATGCGCTTCTCACTATTGCTCAGTGCCTTAGGTGCTGTAGCTGTTGAGATTCCAGCTCAGAACGCTGGAGAAGGTCTCTATCGAAGGAGTGAATCAGCAAGTATACAACCTGCTGCTGCCGATACGCAGGCGCCCGCTCAAGATGGATACTTCGCCAGCGCTCCCGAAGTTCAGACTTCTGCAGCTAAGGTCGAGCCAGAAACAACAGCGGCTCCGGCACCCCAAGTCACCACTGCCGCGCCGACTGAGCAAGACGAGGCCAGTATTGGCGGGGCCGATACAGGAACCCCGTACATCGAGGACGGCACAATGGTGGTTTGGGATGCTAGGTGCGGCTGTCCTAAGCCCGTGACGACGACCGTGGTggttcctcctcctcccccgGTTATCACAGACAGCTATCCTGCCAACGATCCAACCACAGTAGCTCCACCGCCTGAGACCACCACCGAGCCGCTTCCACCGCCCCCGGTTATCACAGATACTTACATCGTAGTTCCGCCTCCAACCTATGGGCCCTCAACCACCAGCGAGGAGCCTCCTGCGCCTCCAACGACAACGAGTGAAGCCCCATTGCCCCCTACTACCACAACCGAGCCGTATGTACCTCCGACTACAACGACCGAAGCTCCTGAGCCTCCAACTACTACCACTGAGGCCCCTAAGCCTCCGACAACCACTACTGAAGCTCCTGagcctccaacaacaacgacCGAGCCGTGGGAGCCTCCAACTACTACCACCGAGGCCCCTAAGCCTCCGACAACCACCACTGAAGCTTCTGAACCTCCCACCACGACTGCGCCACCTGAGACAACTCAATCTTGGTAAGTCGCTATTGATGATCCAAATAGCTTTCACTAACATGCTTGAAGCGCTCCTGGCGGCATCACCACTGTCACCGAAAAGGTTACAGAGAAGGTCACCGAAAAGGTCACCGTTACTGAGACTGAGAAGGTGACGGAAAAGGTCACGGAGAAGGTGACGGTAACCGAGACTCAAGCTGCATCAACAGTCACAGAAACAGTTCATGAGGGAACTACTGTGGTTGAGACTCGACCTGGACCGACGTATATCGAGACAGAGCCGGTAACAGTGATAGAAACTGTGCCCGGACCAACTTTCGTCGAAACACTTCCAGGGGAGACTATTGTTGAGACTCTACCTCCCGTCACAATCACGGAGCCTGGAGTAACAATCACAGAAGATGGGGGTACTGTTACGGTACCAGGACCAACAGTTACCGAGGCTGGAACGACTGTGACTGAACCGGGCACTACTGTAACGCTTCCTGAAATCACTATAACAGAGCCTGGCAGTACCGTGACTGAGGCTGGAACAACTATTACTCTCCCCGAGGAAACTATCACTGAGCCCGGAAGCACTGTCACCGAGGCTGGAACCACCGTTACTGAACCTGCATTGACAATTACCGACGTCGTTACTATTCCAGGAAGCAGGGTTACTATCACTGAGGCTGGAGAAGACGAGACAGTGACTATCCCCAGAACTATTGTCCAGCCTGGTGAGGATAGAACTGTGGTAAGGACTGTGACTCTACCTGGCCAGGAAACTGTTGTCACAGTGTCTGGTGAGGAAAGGACCGTCACAGTTCCCGGAGAGCGTACTGTTGTTACTGTCCCTGGAGAGCAGGCTACTGTCACCATTGAAACGGTCGTCACAGAGAGACTGCCTGCAGAGACTGTGACCCTGACTAAGGACGGTGAAACGGTTGTCACAGTGGTTCCAGGCCCTACAACTGTCTACACTACTACCTTGACCATCGGCCAAACAGTACAGCTCCCTCCTACCACAGTGACGGCCACTCCTGGACGCATCACCTTGTGCCCCAAGCCTACAGGTCGATCTGCGCCACTCAACCGCAAGTCTGATCTCACATTTGGTTGCGAGCCAGGCTACGTCTGCAACCCGCCGAAGCCAGCATGGTGCAACTTCTGGGCGGAGCCACCTGATGAGGACTACCTCTGTGAACCTCAATACTGTATCAAGGCTcccaaggtcaagaaggctAAGTGGcgcaagaacaagactggTTTCTATCCCCGTTCTCCTGGTTACTTCAACCTGAACCCAGAGGCTTTCGGTCTTTCTTATGATATCTTTGAGAAGCAAGTCTACGAGAAGACTGTGAGTGGTGAACTGAAGACCTTCTCGACCGGAAACTGGGCTTCACAGACAACTTTGAGTGACTGGCCTGATGCTACTACTTCGGTATCAGAGTCTTATGACAACATCCCCAGCAACAACCAGCGACGTGGACTCCACATGTTCGACAGGCGAGATGTCACTCCAGCTATTTGCTACGATGACTGTGATGGTGCTTACAAGATCGCACTCTCAACCGGAAAATCGGACAGGCTCTGCAGAGCAGGTTCTTCGTTCCGCGGCAGCTACGATATGTGCCGCGACTGTATCAGTGACAACACTtccaagagcaagaacacTATTCGCGACTATGTTGAGCCTGAGTTCAACCAGTTTATTGATTATTGTGACGGAAAGGATACCACGACTGCCACCACAGCTGCATCAGGTCCTGAGTCGCAGGTTACTGGATCTGCGGATGTGGAGACGACAGGACAGGTCGAGGCCACCTCTGGCGATTTCAGTGCCCTTCCAGTAACAACAGAAGAGTCTGAGCCTGAGTCTACCAGTGCTGAAGCGGAGCCCCAGCCCACCACTACTGACGCTCCGGAGCCTACTACAGAAGCTGTTGTTACCtctgatgctgctgagccGACTACTGTTGGCGATGGGAGCACCGAAATCGCGGAACCTGTTTCCACAGAAAATGCCTCTACAGAAGTTTCTGAGAAGGCCCAAGCGACCACAGATGCAGTTGGATCGACTTCTGGTGCATCACAGCCAACCACATCTggagaagctgctgaagagagTTCGGTTCCGGCTGAGACAACTCAAAAGGCCGAGGCGACCGAGACTGGGACAGCAGCTGAGGAGACATCAACCAACGGGTCTGAAAACTCTGAAGCTGGCGAGTCTACCACTTTGTCTGTCACAGCCAAGAGTGTTGTCGTAACTGTCACATCGTCACTTGGTGACTCTGAGACTGATTTAGTTTCTACCATTACAGAAATAGGATCGAGAACAGCCCAGACCAAAGGTATCAAGACGGATTCTGCCGAGACAGGCTCAGAAACTGATGTTTCTGGAGCTGCCACTGAGACGACTGTCAAAGCTACACGCTCTGACAAGGCAGATGCTACTGAAACTGAATCTGAATCTGGAGCTACCGCAACAGAGACAGAGTCAGGATCGGAGACAGAAACAGAGACAGAATCTGGCGCTTCTGGGGCGGCTACTGAGACCAGGTCGCGCCTCGAGACACGCACTTCATCGTCTACCTCAGACGAGACTGCCGCACCTTCAACCGTTGAGGCTTCTGCATCACGGTTGACAGCTGGCTTTGCCATTATCGTCGCAATTTTCTCGATGCTAATGGTGCTCATTTAATCTTCACACAACAACCACTTTTTGAACATATTTTTTCGCTACACTCCTTACATTAATGTCTATTCGACAATGACTACACGTTTATGTTTACGCTTCATGGATACTCAATGCACATACAGGATTTTGGAAGAGATGACTTTACACATTTGGATATTTGGCTTTTGCCACGACACTCATTTGGCGCATGGTGGGAAGCATATAGAATCAGCATTGAGATACCAGACACTCCTTACATATATACCACGGGCATGAGCGAGGAGATGAAATTGTTTTAGTAAGGAGATGGTGGTCATGAATGACCAGATTAATAGTAAGGGGGTCATACGAAATGCATGGCATGCGGTTCAGAATTGATCATATTGTCGCCGCCGATTTGGCAGGCTGAGTTTTACAATCTTGTTgtctgttctgttctgtgTGAGTTGGTGTGGCGTGATGTGATATAGTACAAATATAGAGTACAATCGCCTGTCATATCATACATAGTACAATCTGACAAAAGAAATAATGATGATAATCGTGAAGTCGTCTCGAATCGTGCAACATCCGGCTCCGCTACCAGGCGCACCGAAAAGACATGTCTTATTGATTTTtagtaaatattaaatagtaAGTATCTGTGGTTATGAAACTTACtgtttttttatatttttttctctttttcttgtttgttcACCAGTCGCTTAGTCCAAGTTCCTTGCGTCTGACATTGAGAGGCTCGTCAAAGTTGCCAGCTTCAAGGCATTCAAGATATGCAACTTCAGCATCAACTGTCGACCTGCGACGAGGGAAGACCCAAAAGGAAGGAAAATACAGGCCAAGCATATTGACAATGTGTTTTGGATATGGCTAACAACCAGTGTTGCTCTTAAAGAGATATGAATGTAATTCTTGTGAGTGAAGGTATTCAGAAACTGTCTTAGGCTTCAGAAAAAGCATTCCCGCCACCTATTATATATCCCAAACCCTCTCTCAAATCTGAATTCTTGTAAACGCCTCCATCCCCAAAGAATCCCAAAGCCCTATCGCCATGTCCGCGATCTCGGACGGAAAAGGCAAAGGTTGAACCCTTAAGGGTTCTGGGCTTTTAGCCTGGAATGCAAGGGGCACTGAACGTCTAGTGGCGGCTATGTACCCTGATCAGTCTCTAAGGAAAAAATAAGAAGTCCTAGTTTCTTCGGCATAGCTTCTGTGTGGAATGCTGAAGCTCATAGATGCGGCTGTAGTGTAGAGTCAATCTCGTAGAGGCTTTGACGTAGCGATCTGCTGATGGTTCCTGAAAGAACGGCGTCGATCTCTAGAAATGTGACGACATGAGAGGCTGAATTCAAACAATCGAATAGGAAATGACATAACTAACATAGTTTGTTAAGATTGTGGGTGCTTCAACAAGAGTCCTTTTCTTTCGTTCATTAACAAAAATCCAGTATCTGAGAAAATTCATCATGTTCATCCCAACCAGCGCCGTCATTCCTGAGCTTGTTTGTCATGCACGTTAAGTAAGTTACATCAAAGAGCAATAGTCAGAGTCTGTGTCTGTATGTATCCAGCTTTTGCCTCCCATCCGTCATTCATCTATCTAGAAAGTCATGTCTCATTCCACAACCAGTCCCTCAAGCACGCGCATTGCTTTTGATCCTTCACTCTCAAATCGGTTAACAATCGACTCGCACTCAtacttcagcttcttctcggcctctGAAGCATTGTAGTAGATCCACTCTTGCACTGTCATCTGCTTCTCGGGTGACGTCAAAGTCTGACCCTGCTTCAGGTATCGTTCTACGCCATTCTCCTTGTCTGTGTTGACACGTGGTGTTCCGAAGACAGCCTCGAGATCCAACTCTGTCCATGGTGCTGTGCTGCGGAGTCCCGCAATCACGTTGCGCCTGGATGGTGACGAGCGCGTTGGTGTAGAGTTCACTGGTGCAAGTGCTACTCTCTTGGGATTGGAACTCGTGGTCAGTCTGGAAGAGGGCGGTTGGTTCTCGGCGTCAGAGGATTGGGGTGATTGAGAGGGTGAGATGGCTGCTTGTCGAGCCGAGGGTGCGGGAGAAATGATTCTCCCAGGAGTAGATGGCGGGTTCGCCAGGTGAGCCGCACTTGCgggtggtgatgatggcatAGGCTGAGGTGCGGGAGATGCCTGCGCCGATTCGAACGATACAACACGGGAAGAGGGTGGCCTCTCGTCCTTCTGTTCCTCGGACGCGTAGACTTCGACGTCCTCTTGCATGCGCTCTTCAACCGGTTGTGTGAAGGGCTGTGTGGATTCCTGGCTCGCCGCTGCTTCCATCGATTTCCGAGCTTCCAGTGACTTCTTTGAAGGACGTCCACGACCACGTTTAGGAGCCGCTTCACTCACTTGGCTCTCATCAGGTCCAACAGATGGATGAGATGCCAATGAAGCTTTGGAAGGACGTCCCCGGGGTCGTTTGGTGGGTTGCTCCTCAGCAGGCTCTGGAgtagcttcttctggtgCTTCAACTAGTTCCAAATCATTGGCAGAAGCCCTCGAGGCGAGGGATGCCTTGGATGGGCGTCCACGACCTCGGCTGCCTGTACTGAAACGAGAATTATTAGACTTCTTGACAACAGTGTCAGTGCTAACAAGACTATCATTGTGGGTTGTCTCGTCAACCTGAGTCTCTGTTTCTGGTTGTGTGACCTCTTCCTCGGGCATTTCGTGCTCCTGTAGCTGTGCTTTCTCAGGCTCAatttcatcttcctcaacagGCTCAGGTGccgccttggccttcttagACTTGCTCTGCTTGGAAGCTTTTCTAGTTCCAGCCTTTCGTCCCTTCTTTGGGATATGTAATTCCTGATGTTCAGGCTCAGGTAAGTGCTCAGGTTCTATTTCCGGCACTCGTTGAGGCTCATGGTGAGGTGCTGgctcctcatcaacctccatcTCAGCCTGTAAAGCTCGaagttcatcatcaacttcgtCTTCATTCGGCTCCACTGGCTCAGGATTCAGCATGGCATAGTCCCGGGAATACTCGTGTTGCTCAGCCTTTGCTGCCTtttctcccttctctttcttgctCTGACGTCTTTCAGAATCAGAATCAGCAGTTATCTCCTCGTCTTCAGTAAGCTGTCTCTCAAGGTCTGCTTCGAGTTGTCgctcaatctcatcatcatcagggAATGTTCCAGGAGTTGCCTCGTAACCAGTCGTCACTACCTCCGAGGTCGCAGAGCCTGAGGACACGGTGCGAGAAGATTTAGCTGATGCCTTACgtgtcgtcttcttcttgccgcCCTTCTTAGAAACAGAGACTTCGGTGACATCAACCGACTCATCGTGTTGCAATGTCGACTCATTTACAGAAGCGCTGCCACGTTTCCGCGTGGCACGCTTCTTGCCAGGTGGAGACATGGCCATGCTACTGGCGTCTTCCACTGCTGCGCTGTCTCGCTTCTGCCCTCGAGCAGGCTTTGTTACTGgtgcctcttcttcttcaatggATGCCTCGACGTCCTCGACGGGtgcttccttcttggcttttgtCTTTCGTCCTTTCGTAGTCGCTTTGCGAGcctttgtcttctttccaCCCTGTATAGTCGAAGTTGTTGTCAAGACGCTGTCCTCAATGGCAGCTGTAGACTCGTTGATCGAGGTCACCTCAGATGCGACTGTAGCGACTGATTGCGCAGACAATCGCGAGGCTTTAGATGCGCGTCCAGCTTTGCTTCGGCCAGATTTCTTAGTAGATTGCGTCTCTtcgagaagaatgaagaacGGGCAGCCAGGTGATCGGTTATAATGCTCATCTCTGTAGACACCCAGTCAGTCCACGCGATATGGGAAACGAAGGTGCGATACTCACAGAGGCTTGTCGCCAGGCTCCCAGCCGTCGAGGGCGAGTTGGCAGTAGGTGCATGTGGCCATATCGTCCGAGTCTTCAGTCGGTGTGTACTTCCATCCCGCGTCGACCAGCTGCTTGGTTTTGCACTTCCATCCCTTCTTAGAATCATGGGGCCACCTTCCAGCAAATGTGGCCTTTCGAGCATCCTTCATATATGGCTGATCAGGATCTTGTTGCGCATAATCTCCGACCTCGGCTTCAATCGCGGCGACAACCGCCCAGCCACATTCGGGAGCATGCTTCAGGTGCTCGAGGAGAGGGTCGTCATTGGCTTCCCAGCCGTCGAGGCCCTTTTGGCATAGAAAACATGTGGCATTGTCGGGGTTTTCTGGTGTAGGATTGAAGAAAAGTCCAGCGCGGGCGAGCTACAAGATTGTCAGCGGATTATTATGGTGCAAATGTCGTGGTCATCGTACGCTCGCGGGTGTGATGCTCTTGTGCGGCCAATTCAAAGCTTTTGTGCCCCTTCCGCTCGCTGTAGAACCTCGCTTTTTCGAGTTCTTCTGAAAAGAGGCCAAACGGCTCTCGTATGTGATGAATTGGTCTGTGACGTCGTCAAAAGACATGGTTGTTGTAGTGTTGCGCGTGAAAGCGCGGTCAGTCAAGGGTATTTAAAACAAGACGCGATGCTTCGATTGTGGGCAAACAAATTGAAGAGCTTGGTCCAGTAGCTAGCAAGCGGTCGACGACGTAGAAAAGGAGAAAATAGAATAAATAATCGCGCTCATGAGAGGATATTTTCAACTCGAAAACAAGGGCGCGCGCTGCGTCAACACAATAGAACTGAATGACGGTGAAAGATGGTTGTGGTGGAAGGAATTGAATTAGAGGTGATCGTAGCGAGCGAGGATCTATCCAAGACAAGcaaagcaagcaagcaacGCAAAGTGTCGGGGTGGGTCCTGGCGCGTTTGTTTACTTTGGTGGATCCCTGCCAGCAACTCAACCCCAGAGATCTAAACATCCATGGACTTAGGGCCCTAGGTCACCAATAGAGGCCTGAGAAGTACAGAGCTTTGTTACGGTGAGTATCAGGTGAAAATATTTCAATGTTGTTGGGGTTAGTCGACTGTCTATTCCGAGATATTCCTAAGTCTGTACCTATTATTATCAATTGGCTCAACCATGTATCTCTTGGCACCGACATCAATCACATAGGAAGAAGCAAACATCACAAgtaaatcttatataatctgACTCGTCAATTCTGACTTGAGACCCCGTACATTGATATATCACAGCTTGCCAGCAGCCTTTAGTCCACGCTCACCATCAACCAAGATACACCAGCCCTCATGACCTCGgccaccatcaccagcaacaacagcttCAAATGTCCCAGGAGCGTTGGCAAACTTGagaacagcatcatcaaaACTGCCAGGCTGCAGCCACACCGACGGAATGCCCTTCTCCTTTGCCTCTTGAAGCACCTTTAGGGTCGCTGCTGGTGGAGTAATGACTGACAGAGACGTCTGCGTAGGGTCTGAAAGAGCGGTCACACTAGGAACAGTAGGGTGGTCCTTGTTCAAAGCGTTGATTGTCTCTGAGCCCGGGTTGATGGGAGTTACTGGTAAGTCATGGTGGAGATACCAGGCAAAGACTACAAGTTCCTTGATTAGCAAGATACTATCACATACAATGAACAGGTAGCCTTACCGCGATGTCCGAACTTGGCAGGGTTGGAGCTGGCACCTGCCACGGCATAAGCAGATGACGCAAAGAATTTACGAACAGTAGCTTCAGTTGCCATTTTGAAGATAATGTATGTTGTTCAATGCTTAAAGGAACAAGCGTTTGATGATGTTGTAAGTGAGTTTGTGCCGAGGATAAAGGACATTGCGGGGCTTTACTTAAGACACGCAATATCTCACTCACACTTACAACTGATTGCCCATCAACTGGCCATTATAAATCATCGCAGTGTTCGAAGGCTATAGGCGAATCATGAGGCACTTTCCATGTGAAACGCCATTGCCACTGGATCAATTCCCCATTCGGGCAAGTTCCCTCGTACAACAGATGTATCTCCTAGGAGATTGTTGAATTGACACCGCCATTGGAAAGCTGTCTACTGCCTCACATCTAGGTATCGGCTGAGTCGGATGATACTGTGCATCTATCAAGAGGGATTTCGATGCCACTTTATATTGAATCTCTTTTTTGCTTATCTTATGAATTCTAACGTGACCATCAAGTTGTTGTCAAACTAAGTCTATGCTCTTCAACAATTCGAAAGTTAAGAATTCTTTCACGCACAGACGCCAACTCGAATCATTTTATCCTTCAGAGGCAGCATATACAACGATGGAAAAGACAATGCCAGTGATTGGGGTAACTCATCTAATCTACTGAAGACCTTATCGAGTTTCCCGTTGCAGCAGAAGTGCGAGTTTGGAAAGTTGCAAGTTTATTCAGCCTCAGTGTTCAGGGTAACCAACAACGGCTTTGAATCATGAAATACAATGCGGGACAGATCATGATCGGTAGTTAGCAAGCGAGCATGATCTGCGATAAGCTTCATTATTAGCCAGGACTTGAATGATGCTAGCCAAAGCTGGGAAGACTCAAGCCAAGAGATAATTTCCGAGATCGCGGGATGAAATGAAACCCCCATGATGGATTCAAAAGAGATTAAGCGATTACAATGACGTCGTTTTGGAAATTTCAATGT
Proteins encoded in this region:
- a CDS encoding CoA binding domain-containing protein, coding for MATEATVRKFFASSAYAVAGASSNPAKFGHRVFAWYLHHDLPVTPINPGSETINALNKDHPTVPSVTALSDPTQTSLSVITPPAATLKVLQEAKEKGIPSVWLQPGSFDDAVLKFANAPGTFEAVVAGDGGRGHEGWCILVDGERGLKAAGKL